DNA sequence from the Oncorhynchus clarkii lewisi isolate Uvic-CL-2024 chromosome 24, UVic_Ocla_1.0, whole genome shotgun sequence genome:
ttctgaatcaactttaggagacgttcctggcgcttgctggactttcttgggcgccctgaagccttcttcacaacaattgaacccctCTCCTtcaagttcttgatgatctgataaatggttgatttaggtgcaatcttactagcagcaatatccttgcctgtgaagccctttttgtgcaaagcaatgatgacggcacgtgtttccttgcaggtaccatgtttgacagaggaagaacaatgattccaagcaccaccctccttttgaagcgtccagtctgttatttaaactcaatcagcatgacagagtgatctccagccgtgtgttaacgagagaatcactgacatgtcagctggtccttttgtggcagggctgaaatgcagtggaaatgtttttgggaattcagttcatttgcatggcaaagagggactctGCAATTAGTGGCAATTAActtgatcactcttcataacattcaggagtatatgcaaattgccatcatgcaaattgaggcagcagactttgaaaattaatgtgtgtcattctcaacttttggccacgactgtatgtaaAACTGAGATCTTTGATTTTAGGACATGAAATCAACACTTTTCATgtagcgtttatatttttgttctgtgtacttttatttttcatacatttatatttcatttttataaagtatatttaaaatcaaatacttttagacttactcaagtagtattttactgggttagTTTCACTTGAGTActtttctattaaaatgtatctttacttttacttaagtatgacaatggttaatttttccaccactgcccgaGACCTAGACCTGCCCAACGCCTTATAAATGATTGGATTTGATTGATGAAAGCAATACGTTCAAGCTTCCGCCTATTAAATACGTTCTAtgtacttgtggagatctgagagtaAGGTCTTGCCTACAGGTACATCTGAGATCGGGCCTAGGTGTGACATTCTACAAGTGTATGATCAATAGAGCAAGGCTAGTTTAAGCAAAGCACAAACTCCAGTCTGAGTTAACGTCAGCTGGTAGCCAGCTGACTACATCAAGCTAAACTGAGAAACCATCCACATGACATTGCTATTTTGGTACGGCGCTCTATTTAAATTGACCACATCGACATACACGAGTTCTTCTGACTCAACTGTACTAGCTTAGCTGTTTTGTTGCTGCAAGACGTGTTTCCTTCCAAGGCTTTGAAAGCTTGTGATCATGTAGTTACTGACGGGAATGAGTCAAAACCCCTGCGTAATGAAGGTTGAGAGCTCTTATCAGAGGCCATATAAAGCAACACTAAACACTGGGACGTTGCAATGTCTCGAACACATCCTCTTATATTAAGGGTATGAGAAAACAGTTCACAATATCCCTCCAAATTGAGCTGAATGAAGCAATGCATCTATCTATTCTGAATACAATAGGTAGCAGGGCATTCTCGATCCCGGAAGTCTTGTCGGTTCTCATTCACGATAAACCCATTCTGAGCCTCAAATCTCCCTCACGAGTGCGAGACACATGACTGTACATGCAGGCTGTACCGGCCAGAGAGTATAGAACAGAGAGCGCGCACAGAAACATCAGACGAATTTCTCCAATAACCGCCCCTCACGTGAGATAAGTTACACCGTATGCGTATTGGCCTTAACTGCCATCGGTTCCCAACATCTGCACACGAACAGGACTGTTGTGTAATATTACTTAACATAACGCTCCCTAAAATTGTTGTATTACATGTTGCCGTCAGTATACAATACATCCAATATTTTAGATACACATACTCCGTTGACCACTCCACAGAACCTAATAACTACAAGTCTCTCCCGTCTCCCCATCCCGCTTCTTACGTTGTAACTTTGACAAGCCTTCAAACCTCTTACATTAATGACATGTCATTTATCCAAGTGAGGCCAAATAGCATAATACTAAAACGGGCCTGCCTGTGACCCCATTGGAGCAGTGTCACGCGTAATGCTTCTCCTACCTGCTATGTCCCAAAGCTGTAGCCGTACGGTTTCATGGTCCCAGTTAAGGACCTTCAGGGCGAAGTCCACTCCTATTGTGGCTCGGTAGTTTGGGCTGAAGTTCTGGTGGACATAGCGCTTGATGATGCTAGTCTTGCCAACCCCCAGGTCCCCTATTACCAGGATCTTATAGAGGTGCTCCTTGTGATTGTTCTGCATGGCGACCGCGGAGCGCTACGGTAGGACATTAATACGCCGTGATGACGGTAGAGAAGAGACTGTGGAGCGGTGTGCTCCAGCGATCCTGAAGGAACGCCCAGAGAAGTGGGGCAGAAGAGGGTAACAGCGGGACCTTGTGACTGGCGGGCCTAAGGCGTGAGCGCTCGCAGCTGGGCTGACCCCATCTAAAGTTCATACCGTTATCTGAAAATGACTTTATTCTGAAAAAATAGCAAGACATGCAACGTTCCATCAAGAATATTGAAGTTGAGCACATATAGTTTAAGATTTGCCCAGATGTCAATATATAAAAATCACAACATATTTCTAAAACTTTATTTTTTCAAATTCTAAAAAAGGCAAACAAAATCTGAACATGCATGATGTGATCTGATTGGAAAACTGACATTTCTAATGAAAGGCAACAACATTGAATCATACTGCATCCCTTCCAACAGCATGAGCCAGTCCCTTTGAACATTCCCAGGAGACTCCAATTTACAGCATCAGcagagataggagaggacagTACAGAGATGACTAGCAACAAGGAATATATTTAAGATCACAGGACAGTCTTCCCTGAGATTACAGATAAAGAGTAGAGGTTCTCTGCCCTCCTATCAATCACCAGACTAACTACAAAATACTAATAAAACTACAAATCCCAGTTACAGGGAATTATAGCAGGTTCCCTTTTGGCATCATTCACAAAATTGCATCTGACTGGCAAGGATCAGACTGTCTAGCGAGCGTGGGGAACACTTTTACAGTTACCAACTCTGACAACGTCCCAGCCATttcaaaatatcacatttaaatgcAATTGTAGACTTCAGGCTAGGTTCCAATTGGGAAAACTAAAGATTAACCCTTTCCCTCCCACCCCCGTAGACCCTCTACAGTTTAGGGATGGGCTTGGCTGCCACAGCGATGCTCTCGATGGCACACTCGTCAGACCCCCGTCTGACCCTGAAGAAGCCCTCCTCGCCCCACGTCGTCCCCCAGCTGTTCTTCACCACCCAGAACTTCTGACCCGTGACGGGACATTGGCCGTAGCCCACCAGCAGCACCGCGTGGTTGGTCAGCTCAAACGGGTTGTAGGAGTCATGGAGGCCCGTGTGGTGGTAGATACCCTCCTTGTAGTGCATGAAGTCAGGATACACCTGGACGAGAACAGTGTGAGGAAGACACCTGGCCATTTTGACTTAGAACAACTAATACTGGCCATTATTCATATAGAGCTAGCCAATGCTCaaaccaacgtgtgtgtgtgtcccacctcAAAGGCCACCCCCATGGGTCCGTTCTTGACCAGTTCCAGCATCATGGCAGACTCGCTGCAGCCTCCGTAGAACCCTCCGACGTAGCTGTAGTCCGAAGTGTAGTGGCGGAGACAGCCATCGGGAACGTCACACGGGGAATCTGTCCCAGCGTACGGATAACACGACTCTTCCACGATCCCAAAGTCCTGGACGTACTTCCCAATGAGGTAGGGGAAACCACCGTCACAACCTGAGAGGGAGAAGTAAGAGGGCTTAGATATGGGAGAAATACACAAACACCGTTAAGGTACAATTATGCAGAGTGTGTTCGCTCATTACCTTGGGAGTACTGGGAGCAGGACACGACCTGCTGTGGGCTGAAGATGGGAGTCTCGGTGTTGTTGGTTTGGAGCCGGACACGAGCCTCCAACATTCCCATTAAGGCAAAGGAATAGCAGCTACCACACGAAGCTGGAGCCCACAGAGTACCAATCAAACCCTGCACTGTCACAACCAATCAAAAACCTCACTGTAATATCAGTCACCACTAAGAACCAGACACCCGGTCAAGCAGTCCGTGGATCATCTTTAACCTGCAACTAGAGTTCTGTGGGAATGAATCCTAAAAGCCCATTTATGCTGGAGATGAAAATGTGGTCAGAGGCTTCACATGGAGGGTGATGCAATTGTGGAGCCTCCGGAGGTATGCAGAGGCAAAATGAAACTCCGTACCACATCGAGCCTCCAATTGTAACAACGCAGAGGGCGCCGTATAGCTctattgacatgattggttgacaggTGGGGGAGGTACATCTTGTATAAACAAACTCACTCCCTTCACAATAGTTCTGCAGTAAATGCAGTATGGCCACTGTCGACCATGCAGAGCCTTCAGTAAGGGCCCCACTTCCTCACACAGCTATTAAAACCCCTCAACAGAGCCCCTAAATCCCAGCCCTGCCGTTGCCCTCTCAGCCAGCTATGCAACAACTCATTACACACGAGCATGTTGTCTGTGGGGTTGAGATGGGAACGTTGGCCACAATAATCCAGGAGGAAACATTGATTTAGCAGTTCTCTAACTAGGACAGGCAGTGGTACCCTGCCCTGTAGAGGACATTCCTAAGGCCTCAGACACAGCAGAAAGGCTGAACATTAAACACATGGGTTGTGAGAGGAGACATTTTGGCAACAGTCACAATAGACAAGTGTAGGCATTTGACCCAGCGTGCGTTACCCTGGTTGCGGACAGGACTGAGGTAGTTGACTCCGTTGACATCTCTCCAGTCCCAGCGCTCAGGGAGGCCGGCCGCCATCTTGGCTAGCGTTGATGTCACAGGGGCGGGGCCAACACGTCTGGGGAGGAGCATAGACTCATACAATAAGGGTACACCATGGGCATGTTCTGCAATGAATCCAAAATGAGTGTTCCTATTGAACACCTTTAGGTACTACCTCAGTTTTAGAGTCCTGTTTCATACCTACTGACCACCACCAAGGTGATCTCTACCCCACAGTCTCCTGAGGTGAACACTAGTCCCCCCCACACTATGGATTGGTGTCACCATAATGACTGTACTTAGTTCAACATATTTCTGACACCAAACTATTCCTTTAAAATCCATGAGGGGGGAGTGAACGAGTGGAGAGAAATACAACTCAGCTGGGgtttgagagagaaagaaacctcAGGCATTTGTAAGCCCTTGTACAGAGTGCCTCTTACTATCCGTCATACCAGAGCAGTCTAGACGAGTTGGGGCCAGAGACTGTGTCCCATTATCCTAAAACAGAACCCTCTAGCCTTGGACTCATCTGCCATGACTATTCTCTCCAGGGGCACAACTGTCACTGTGGACCTGTCCCTCCCACATTATGAAATTGCTTTTGTCACCCCCAGTTTGATCGTTGGAATGTGATGCTAAATGAGGCgaaggtgtgctttaggaccatgcggacgccgcCGAGCAGTCAGGTGGGCTGTGTGGAGTGTTTGACAGGATAAAATATAATAAATGATGTCCCCCCCACACTTAAAAAACAAAGTTAAGTCCCTGATTGTCACCCTTTTCTTTCAGAAGTAACAAATCTCACAGCTGACAGACATCCTGCTTCTTCCTTGTGTGAAGTTCACCAAAATTAGTTTCATAATAATTGAATTCCTGTTTCAATACATAGAGTCACAAGTGAGTGACTGTACCTGGGGATGTGTGAAGCTGGTCCCCCGGCTCTGTGCATTAGCTGCTGCAGAGTGTAGGTCTCATGTTCGCTGTAGGCCATGGCTTTCCAGGAGCTCTGAGCCACGTTGATGGAGTCAATGAAGTCCAGGTTGTGTTTGTAGGACCTCTGGAGGAacctgggggaggggagggaggagtaaaCAGACCTACACCAACCTGGGGGAGGAGAAAACAGACCGACACAAACGTAAAGACTGcttctacattgcttgctgttcggggttttaggttgggtttctgtacagcactttgtgacatcggctgatgtaaaaatcAGGCTTTATAAATATACATTTGAATGATTTGATTGACATATACCCCACATGAGAGGAGTAAACAGACCTACACAGCCTGAAGGAATGAAAACAGAATGAACTAATGCAGGAGCACTAGAAcagccagagggagagagcactgctCAGACCAGAACACATGACTCACACAACACATGAGCAGTGACTGACAGACAACGTAAAAGAGAGTCTAAACTAAGCAGACTGCTTGTTTTTCAATATGAGCAATGCTCACACTAAAATGGGACCATGGATGAAAATAGCCTTCTAGCCAATTATAGGACTTTAATGTAAAAACATAGGTGATTATTGGAGAGCATTATTATTGGGCACAGAGTGTCAAGCCTGCTATAAAACCCTGAGGCTACTCACAGGTCATTGGGATGGTAGCGGTGTGTGTCTATGGAGCGAGGGGGTGTTGGGACAACCCTCTTGGCAGTGAAACAGGCCCAGTTGTTTCCCAGAGAATCATGGACCCAGCCTGGCAGAGTCTGGTCACAGTAGCTGGTCACCTCAGAGCCCTGCTCAGAGTactggaacagagaggagaaaaatCAGTCTGTACGAGGCGTCCCTGTGTGTTGTGTAGAAAGAGGACGATCACATATTGAATCTTTATGGCCTGAGTTAAAGATTAAAAAAACACAAGAGCTACAAGTCAGTGATGTTTTATGCAAGTGGAGGTGGCAGTTACCCTGATAACCGCTTTCAATATGAGCAGACAGTGTGGCGTTATGAACAGCAGCAATGAGTAACTAACAATTAGCTTTTCCAGTGAAGCATGTGGTGTGTCACTGTGCTGAAACAAGTCCAGACGGTTTCAATAAGGAAGTACAAGTGACGTGCAGATGTCAGCTAAACCATGTAGGAGGGACAACACTGAACATTTCCCCTGATAGTCACAAAGAAGGCACGTGACAAAGCCAAACGAAATACAACCCCAAATGAAAAAGGATCAACACTGAAAGTGTCTTTGAAACACAAGCCTGAATATATCAGTGTAGCAACTGAGATGTAAAAGTCAGATTAGTGATTGAACTACCAACCCTGCAATAACAGGAAAGGTGACCAGCCATGTGTCTGAAACTTAATGTACAAGGCTACAAGGTAGGAGGACTTCCATCGCGGCCAGCCCGGTCATCCGGGGGAATATTGATGGCATTGactgagctaaactgaccaagatgCACCTAACACATAAAACCTCACaattctgcccaaaaacaatGACAGTTCCTCTCAACCAGTGGCTTATGGGCTTTTTAGGTGAGAGCTGATGCCACCCTTTGATAATCAGTGTCCACTGCTTGTCTATTCCCAGCACACCTCTCCAGGAAGCTGCTATAGAAACATCTGTGCAGCACGTCAACATCCCATCAACAATCCTGTAGCAGATAGAATATGGTAGGACAAGGATGTGGtcttttctgtagcctacaggctggaCATTAAATGACAATGTAATTCCATATTCACCAAAAATGTTCCAGACCTCTTGAGATCATAGTATGCTACTGTTACAGACTAAAGTGGAACCCTGAATGAAACAAGTGAGAGCTTAAACCTGCCTTGAAGAAGCCAAACCACTTGTAGTCGTTGAGGACAACCTCAAAGCCCTGATTGTAGATGAGGGTGAAGAATCCCGTGTTCCCCAGGTCGTCCACCGCCACAGACAGCTTCTCCAGGCGCACCGTTATCGACTTATCAATGGTGTCTTTTTAAAAACAGAGACATTTTGGTAATTACTTCTCAATTAAAATGTGAGCTTCTTCTGTATTGCAAAGTAAGACAGGGTAGACATTAACATTGGGCAGAGGTGAAAGTTGTAACAATGACACAATGCTCGATACAAAAGCTAAATCAATAGCCTACAAACTAAGGCAATAGACTACCGGGTCAAGTTAACACTTGAACCAATTTAAAGTTTGTTACATAGCCTACTTGATTGCTTAAAGCGTGAGGTCGTTCCGTATTTCCAGCTCTTACCCATCATGGAGCAGTTGATGCCTTTGTCTTGTCCCCCCTTCGATACTTGGAACACCCAGGTGCCCAACAGGTCTTCATATGTGCAGTTGGCCGGGGTATCAGCCTGGGAGCCCTCCACCCAGAGCAggaacacacacaacaacacaccgcTCACCTTCATCGCGTCACACTACACTCCTGTTTACAGCACTACGCAGAGATTTGAATCTACGATAATAACTAACAAGGAACTTGAGTCTACGTATAAGAACAAATAGAAAGCGTTAAGCTATATTTCCTGAAAATGCGATGCACCTGCGATACGGGTTTGTTCCTTGTCCTCTACGATTTTGTACAATCAGAAGAAACTTTCCCTTCAGTCATATGACCCGCTGCAGCTTATCACGTGACTCGCTGGGGCTTTTTGAGAGAAGAcaaatattatttattatattgtcAAGAAAGCCGAGTGACCCCCTCTAACAACGGAAATACATGTTCTCAATGATTGAAGGcaaattaggtcaggtggaaccATTGTAGCCAATGGTGCACAACTTAGTCATTTTTCTCAAAGTTACCGGAATGCAACGTGAATCCAATTATATCAGTACATTTGTAACAGCCTAaacattacgaaacttctatttGATCAAATTAGCCTCTAGTAACTCGACACTTTCACATACAGATTTTGGGCGAAGTAAATCCTCTCGCTTCACCTGTTCTTGTCTGGAGGAGAGGATCGAATTGGAAAGGGAAACTGCAAGTGTCGGTAATGACTTTGGGGTGTTCCTTGTTGAGGCAAATTACATTCAATTGGTTTTCAGCTGTGAAGACACTTCACTTCAGCAACTCTGCTGTTGCTGACTTTTAGAATCTGTAAGTCTTTCATCAGTGAAAGACAAGCGTTTTATTGGATAATGAGAACATTCAATatcattttttatgtttttttaaaggtgtGTGTACAGGATATAaattcagcaacaacaaaaaacgtcctttcactgtcaactgcgtttattttcagcaaacgtaacatgtgtaaatatttgtatgaacataacaagattcaacaactgagacataaaatgaacaagttccacagacatgtgactaatgtaacggatgtgaaacggctagcttagttagcggtgcgcgctaaaatagcgtttcaatcggtgacgtcacttgctctgagaccttgaagtagtagttccccttgctcggCAAGGGcctcggcttttgtggagcgatgggtaacgatgcttcgtgagtgactgttgttgatgtgtgcagagggtccacATAAATGgtataatgtgtccctgaacaagagGGGGAGgttcaaaagtaacagtcaatatctgctgtgagatattaccccactcttccaccgaggcacctgcaagttcctggacatttctggggggaatgtccctatccctcaccctccgatccaacaggtcccagtcgtgctcaatggggttgagatctgggctcttcgctggccatggcagaaaacAGACATTCACGacaatcacgcacagaacaaacAGTATTGCCACTGCCAATGTCATGCTGgagtgtcatgtcaggatgagcctgcaggaagggatgtcttccctgtaacgcacagcattgatattgcctgcaatgacaacaagctcagtccgatgatgctgtaatAATGTGAAATAGATGCtcttaaattcaattcaagggctttttttggcatgggaaacatatgttaacattgccaaagcaagtaaaggAGATAATTAACAAAGTGAAagaaacaatacaaattaactttacactcacagaagttccaaaaatTTCATTTCAAATATCATGtgtctatatatacagtgttgtaacgatgtgcaaataggtaaagtacagtggtcaggtattctgccgctgtgtactctctgtttaggttTAAATATAATTCTTGTTTGCCCTgatttttgtaaattctttccaatgtgtcaagtaataatCTTTttgtttctcatgatttggttggttctaattctgttgctgtcctggggctctgtggggtctgtttgtgtttgtgaacagagcccctgtaacggccgttgttggtggtggaagaagaagaggaccaatgcgcagcgtggtaagtgtccatattgatttaATAGAACACTGAACCAAACCAATAAAGCGacaacgaaacagtcctgaacggtgaataCACAGAACATGATCACCCACAACTCAGgcgtgaaaacaggctgcctaagtatggttctcaatcagggacaacgattgactgctgcctctgattgagaaccataccagaccaaacacagaaatcccaaatcatagaaaaaagaacatagactccccaccccaactcacgccctgaccacactaaaacaaagacaaaacaaaggaactaaggtcagaacgtgacagccccaagttaatttctctgtaggtgatgattttgttatggaaggtttgggaatcgcttccttttaggtggttgtagaattgaatgctattttctggattttgataattagccaGTATCGGCCTAAttatgctctgcatgcattatttggtgttttacgttgtacacagaggatatttttgcagaattctgcatgcatagtctaaatttggtgtttgtcccattttgtgaaatcttggttggtgagcggaccccagacctcacaaccataaagagcaatgggttctataactgattaaagcatttttagccagatcctaattggtatgtcaaattatctgttccttttgatggcatcagatcgttcacagctttttGGAAGGTAtatggcgctgatgtttaggctgaggtatgtataTTTTTGGGTGTGCTCTAGGGCAGGTTTTCCCTAACTAGTGCAATGCTGTCGGGGGtaagccaaataaaaatgtgattcacatttgtAATAATTTTTTTAtgaaacagtccatttatattttccaacggggctgtACATTTGGGTTCCAACGGGGCTGTACATTTGGGTTCCAATGGGGCTGTACATTTGGGTTCCAACGGGGCTGTACATTTGGGTTCCAACGGGGCTGTACATTTGGGTTCCAACGGGGctgtacatttgggtgagttttttttctcatCTGAGTATCGTCGTTTCACCggcaaaaataaaatgaaaccatctagtgttcagctaaataacaacacaatgtcaaatacaggtagcctagtcaaataattaacatccaatcgcattaaccattactctctcgcgggaattccactcaCGGTCCGTAtctagccaaacgtagctgctgctcatgtttgtatctgtactgatggcgcaaaagccatgacagggagacatagtggagtggtaacgtgtgTGTAAGCAGTTTCTCccaacgccacttgggtacactgcagcatccaccaagaggctttTGCTGCCAagagaatgcctgacagcttgaaagacgttttggacactacagtgaaaatggtaaactttgttaaaacaaggccCCTGAACAGTTGTGTATTTTCTGcgctatgcaatgatatgggcagcgaccatgtaacgcttttacaacatacagaagtgcgctggttattaaggggcaaagtattgattTCGCTGAGGAactgtacgagtctgctgttaattgtaatgcagaggattttcccaaagtTGCTGTTGACGGATATCTCCTGGTAGATATTGAGGTCTGCACGAGCATTAGGCCTCATCTATACAggtgcatgcacgcacgcacacacacacgcacactccacacacacacacacacacacacacacacacacacacacacacacacacacacacacacacacacacacacactcaacatacacacacacacacacacacacacactcaacacacacacacactcaacatacacacacactccacatacACTCCACACACACCTAGGCCTACACACAGTTATACACACACTAGCCGGTATGTACCATTCACATAAGTGAGAAGCAGCATGTCTCAACTTCTCAGAGCTCAATCTGGCCTGACCACCAGTGTTTAATGTTATTAGATGACACCACTGTGACAACACTCTGCTGTGCTCAgtaactaaacacacacacacagcactctgCTGTGCTCAgt
Encoded proteins:
- the LOC139382435 gene encoding dipeptidyl peptidase 1-like, which gives rise to MKVSGVLLCVFLLWVEGSQADTPANCTYEDLLGTWVFQVSKGGQDKGINCSMMDTIDKSITVRLEKLSVAVDDLGNTGFFTLIYNQGFEVVLNDYKWFGFFKYSEQGSEVTSYCDQTLPGWVHDSLGNNWACFTAKRVVPTPPRSIDTHRYHPNDLFLQRSYKHNLDFIDSINVAQSSWKAMAYSEHETYTLQQLMHRAGGPASHIPRRVGPAPVTSTLAKMAAGLPERWDWRDVNGVNYLSPVRNQASCGSCYSFALMGMLEARVRLQTNNTETPIFSPQQVVSCSQYSQGCDGGFPYLIGKYVQDFGIVEESCYPYAGTDSPCDVPDGCLRHYTSDYSYVGGFYGGCSESAMMLELVKNGPMGVAFEVYPDFMHYKEGIYHHTGLHDSYNPFELTNHAVLLVGYGQCPVTGQKFWVVKNSWGTTWGEEGFFRVRRGSDECAIESIAVAAKPIPKL